The Nocardia sp. NBC_01503 sequence TCGGCGGCGCGCAGCCGGTCCACATCGGCGGCGAGGGCGTCGACCAGGGCGGGACCGGCTGTGCTGTTCATTTACGTCCTGTATCTGTCCGTGGCCTCGATCAGATGGTGGGTGATACCGGGTTCGGCGGCGGCATGCCCGGCATCGGGAACCATGTGCAGCTCCGAATTCGCCCACGCCTTATGCAGATCCCACGCGCTCACGGCCGGGCAGACGATGTCATGCCTGCCCTGCACGATAACTCCGGGAATATGTGCGATGCGGTCGATATCGCGCAGCAGCTGCCCGTCCTCGAGAAACCCACGATTGTGGAAATAGTGGTTCTCGATCGCGGCGAACGCCAGAGCGAAGCGCGGATCGGCGGTTTCGGCGACCCGATCCGGCTGGGGCAGTAGGGAACTCGTGGCGCCCTCCCAGGTGGACCACGCGACGGCCGCGTCGGTGGCGAGCTTGGCGTCGGGGGAGTGCAACAACCGGTGATAGACCTCGATCAGGTCCTGCCCGCGTTCGCTCTCGGGCACCGGTGCCAGGAACTTCTCCCACTCATCGGGGTAGACGAACCCCGCAGCGCCATTGTAGTACCAATCGATTTCCTTGCGGCGCAACAGGAATATCCCGCGCAGCACCAGTTCGGTGACCCGCTCCGGATGGGTCTGCGCGTACGCCAGCGCCAGCGTCGACCCCCAGGATCCGCCGAACACCTGCCAGCGCTCGATACCCAAATGCGTTCGCAGCGCCTCGATATCGGCGACCAGATGCCAGGTGGTGTTGGTCTCCAGGCTCGCGCCGTCGGCGATATGCGGTGTCGACTGCCCGCAGCCGCGCTGATCCAGCAGCACGATCCGATACGCCGCCGGATCGAAGAACTGCCGGTGGAACGGCGCGGTGCCACCGCCGGGCCCGCCGTGCAGGAACACCACCGGCTTACCGTCGGGATTGCCGCTGACCTCCCAATACATCAGCTGACCATCGCCGACGTCGAGCATGCCCTGCTCGTACGGCTCGATCGGTGGATAGAGCGTGCGCATCAGCCCGCCAGACCCGACGCGAGATTCGGGATCTCCAGCGCCGAAATCGCCTGATCCCGAACGTCCGAGCAGTTCTTGGTGGTGACCCGGTCGATCACATCCTTATCGCCCAGCACCTGAAGATTGATGCCGCCATTGCGCAGCGCCCACTCGTGCACGCTCGCGTTCAACGAGATCTTGCCGAGCGTCGGCCCCTGTACGCGCCAATCCGAGAGCTGCGGACGCAGCATGTCGCACAACTGTTTTCCGGCCTCATCGGAGATTGTGAGCGGCGCTCCGTTCCCGGTGGTCGGGCTGGCGCTGCCGGAGGGCGACGGCTTGCCGAGAGTGGTCGTCAGCGGTGAGGAAGACCCCTGCGGCTGTGACGATCCCGTCGTGGTGCCATCTCCGCACGCGGCGGTGAAGGCGAGGACGGCCGCGGTCCCCGCGAGTAGCGGCACCAGCCGAACTCGGCGACTACTGATCCAACGGCGATGCGACATGAGTTCCCTTTGGTCGGTCCAGCTCGTTCCAATCCACTCTGCCATCAAACTGTGACCGTGGTCTGTGAAGACAGTGCGGAACCCGTAATCGATAGCGTACGGCTATGAGAACGCCCCCTCGGTTGTCCGAGGGGGCGTTCTCCTATTCGGTACCGGTGTGCCGAATCAGTAGCTGTGCTCCGGGCCGGGGAATACTCCGCGCCGCACCTCATCCGCGTAAGTGGCTGCGGCACTGCGCAATTGGCCACCCACATCGGCGAACTGCTTGACGAACTTGGCGGTCTTGCCGGAGGTGTAGCCGACCATGTCCTGCCAGACGAGCACCTGCGCGTCGGTGTCCGCGCCCGCGCCGATGCCGACCGTCGGAATGGTCAGCTTGCGGGTGACCTGTCCGGCGAGCTCGGCCGGAACCATCTCCATCACGACCGAGAACGCCCCGGCCTCCTGTACCGCGATGGCATCGGCGATGAGCTGCTCGGCGCCGTCACCGCGACCCTGGACGCGGAAACCGCCGAGGGTGTTGACGCTCTGCGGGGTGAAGCCGATATGCGCCATCACCGGGATGCCGGCGGCGGTGATCTTGGCAATGGTGTCGGCCATGCGCTCGCCGCCCTCCAACTTCACCGCGTGCGCGCCGCCCTCCTTCATGAATCGGACGGCCGTGGCGAGCGCCTGCTCCGGGGAGGACTCATAGCTGCCGAACGGCAGATCCGCCACCACCAGCGCATGCGGCGCACCGCGCACCACACCGCGCACCAGCGGAATCAGTTCGTCGACCGAGATGGCGACCGTGGTGTCGTAGCCGTACACCACATTGGCGGCGGAATCGCCGACCAGCAGTACCGGGATACCGGCCTCTTCGAAGAGCCGGGCGGTGGAGTAGTCATAGGCGGTGAGCATGGACCAGCGCTCACCCTCACTCTTCATCTGCTGCAGATGCTGTACACGGGTCTTGCGCTTGGCGGTCTTGGCGGGTGCTGCACCGTAGGCGGGGGTCTCCGCATCGGATACGGACATCATCGTCCCTTTCGTCGATCCTCGAGGCCCATGAGCGGGTCCCCGGGTTTTGCTGACGCCTCTCAGTGTGCCATCGCGGCAGGTCCCCGCCCGGATGCAATTGCTCACACCCGCGGGCGCTCGCCGCTCCGAACTCTTTGCGTTGCTCCCGCGTTGTTGCGGAAGCGTGCGGCGGAGGCGATCCACTTAGCGCGGCGTCGCGGTAACCGAAGGGAATTCGAGGGTGCGTACAGCGGGATGGCACGATCGGGGAATGGTCTTGATGCGAACCAACCGAGCCGTGCTGATAGCGGCGGCGTTGGTGATGACCGCCGCCGGATGCTCCACGGTGGTGGAAGGTAACCCGACGGCCACCGCGCCGAAGGATATGGGGCAGTACTACAACCAGCAGGTCAAGTGGGGGAGCTGTAGCGACTTCGGCGATGACGAGATGCCCGCGGGGGCCGAGTGCGCCCGCGTCACCGTGCCGGTCGACTACGACAATCCCGGCGGCGCGACCGCCAAGATCGCGATCTCGCGTATCAAGGCCACCGGGACCAAGATCGGGTCGCTGCTGTTCAATCCGGGCGGACCGGGTGTGCCGGGCATATCCATGGTGAATATCGCCGACAACACCCAACTGTCCGAGCGCTTCGACCGCGTCGGCTTCGACCCACGCGGCATCGGCGCCTCGCAGCCGTCCATCAAATGCCTCACCGCCACCGAGAACGATGCCGAGCGCGCCGAGGCGCCCAAGGACAATTCGCCCTCGGGTATCGCCGCCGCGGAGACCGAGAACAAGCAGTACGCGGACAAATGCGTCGAGCGCACCGGTAAGGACTTCCTCGCGCACGTCGGCACCCGCGAGGTCGTGCAGGACATGGACGTGATCCGCGCGGCGCTCGGCGATGCCAAGCTCAGCTATGTCGGCTACTCGTACGGCACCCGCCTGGGCTACGCCTACGCCGAGAAGTTCCCGGACAAGGTCCGCGCGCTCGTACTGGACGGCGCACTGGACCCGTCGCAGGATCCGGTCAAGGAGTCGGTGCTGCAGGCCACCAGCTTCCAGAGCGTGTTCAACAAATACGCCCAGGACTGCGCCACCAAGCAGGACTGCCCGCTCGGCAATGATCCGGCGCAGGCCGTGGCCCGCTTCCGCGCTCTGATGAATCCGTTGTGGGACAAGCCCGTTCCCACCGATGATCCGCGCGGCCTGCACTACGGCGACGCCATCACCGGTGTGCAGCAGACGCTGTACTCGAACCGGTACTGGCCCGCGCTGACCAAGGGTCTGCGCGAACTCGTCGCCGGAAAGGGCGACACCCTGCTGGCCCTGGCCGATATGTACGACGGCCGCCGCGATGACGGCACCTACGACAACAGCGCCGATGCCTTCAATGCCATTCGCTGTGTGGACGATCCGCCGATCACCGATCGCGCCGTCGCCGCCAAACAGGATGCCGAATACCGCAAGGGCGCACCGTTCCTGGACGACGCGCACGGCAGCGATGCCGCACCGCTGGAACTCTGCGCCATCTGGCCGGTGCCCAACACCAGCACCCCGCACCGGCTTTCGATTCCGGATCTGCCCAAGACCGTGGTGATCTCCACCACCAACGATCCGGCCACCCCGTACCAGGCCGGTGTCGATCTGGCGGATCAGTTGAAAGCCACCCTGATCACCTTCAACGGTGACCGCCATACCGTGTCGCTCTCGGGTGTGGAGTGCGTGGACGACCCGGTTATCGCGTACCTGGTGGACTTGAAGGAGCCCGCCGCCGGACTCACCTGCTGAGCCGGAATCCCGCGATTCGGGGGCGTGTCGAACGCCCCCGAACCCGCTTTTCGAGGGTTCGGAACCGAATCTCTCGGATCGCGACGCGAGTTGGGCGTCGCATGTAACACGGATTTAACTCCGACTGCCTACGCTCGCGGTCATGGACCGTCAGAAGGAATTCGTCCTCCGCACGCTCGAAGAGCGCGATATTCGTTTCGTGCGGCTCTGGTTCACCGATGTGCTGGGCTATCTGAAGTCCGTGGCCATCGCACCCGCCGAGCTCGAGGGCGCGTTCGAGGAGGGCATCGGCTTCGACGGTTCGGCCATCGAGGGATTTGCCCGGGTCTCCGAGGCGGACATGGTGGCCAGGCCGGACCCGTCCACCTTCCAGGTGCTGCCGTGGTCCACCTCGAAGGGGCATCAGCACTCCGCGCGCATGTTCTGCGATATCGCCATGCCGGACGGTTCACCGTCCTGGGCGGATCCGCGGCATGTGCTGCGTCGCCAGCTGAACAAGGCCGCCGACCTCGGCTTCAGCTGCTATGTGCACCCGGAGATCGAATTCTTCCTGCTCAAGCCCGGCCCGCATGACGGC is a genomic window containing:
- the pip gene encoding prolyl aminopeptidase, which produces MRTLYPPIEPYEQGMLDVGDGQLMYWEVSGNPDGKPVVFLHGGPGGGTAPFHRQFFDPAAYRIVLLDQRGCGQSTPHIADGASLETNTTWHLVADIEALRTHLGIERWQVFGGSWGSTLALAYAQTHPERVTELVLRGIFLLRRKEIDWYYNGAAGFVYPDEWEKFLAPVPESERGQDLIEVYHRLLHSPDAKLATDAAVAWSTWEGATSSLLPQPDRVAETADPRFALAFAAIENHYFHNRGFLEDGQLLRDIDRIAHIPGVIVQGRHDIVCPAVSAWDLHKAWANSELHMVPDAGHAAAEPGITHHLIEATDRYRT
- the panB gene encoding 3-methyl-2-oxobutanoate hydroxymethyltransferase, producing the protein MSVSDAETPAYGAAPAKTAKRKTRVQHLQQMKSEGERWSMLTAYDYSTARLFEEAGIPVLLVGDSAANVVYGYDTTVAISVDELIPLVRGVVRGAPHALVVADLPFGSYESSPEQALATAVRFMKEGGAHAVKLEGGERMADTIAKITAAGIPVMAHIGFTPQSVNTLGGFRVQGRGDGAEQLIADAIAVQEAGAFSVVMEMVPAELAGQVTRKLTIPTVGIGAGADTDAQVLVWQDMVGYTSGKTAKFVKQFADVGGQLRSAAATYADEVRRGVFPGPEHSY
- a CDS encoding alpha/beta hydrolase codes for the protein MRTNRAVLIAAALVMTAAGCSTVVEGNPTATAPKDMGQYYNQQVKWGSCSDFGDDEMPAGAECARVTVPVDYDNPGGATAKIAISRIKATGTKIGSLLFNPGGPGVPGISMVNIADNTQLSERFDRVGFDPRGIGASQPSIKCLTATENDAERAEAPKDNSPSGIAAAETENKQYADKCVERTGKDFLAHVGTREVVQDMDVIRAALGDAKLSYVGYSYGTRLGYAYAEKFPDKVRALVLDGALDPSQDPVKESVLQATSFQSVFNKYAQDCATKQDCPLGNDPAQAVARFRALMNPLWDKPVPTDDPRGLHYGDAITGVQQTLYSNRYWPALTKGLRELVAGKGDTLLALADMYDGRRDDGTYDNSADAFNAIRCVDDPPITDRAVAAKQDAEYRKGAPFLDDAHGSDAAPLELCAIWPVPNTSTPHRLSIPDLPKTVVISTTNDPATPYQAGVDLADQLKATLITFNGDRHTVSLSGVECVDDPVIAYLVDLKEPAAGLTC